The following are encoded together in the Solidesulfovibrio sp. genome:
- the glpK gene encoding glycerol kinase GlpK yields the protein MSQYILALDQGTTSSRAILFSREGDIKQIAQKEFTQIYPQPGWVEHNANEIFDTQSWVMNECLSQAGVEASAVAAVGITNQRETTVVWEKATGAPIHNAIVWQDRRTAGFCDELKKRGLEAVIREKTGLVIDAYFSGTKVRWILDNVPGARAKAENGDLLFGTIDSWLIWNLTKGAVHVTDESNASRTMLFNLHTGDWDDELLGFLGVPRAMLPRVSKSSEVVGEIHPEFLGRALPIAGNAGDQQAATYGNACLKEGMAKNTYGTGCFMLMNTGTAPKASHNNLLTTMAWATPTGRHFALEGSVFIAGAVVQWLRDGLGIIQTAPEVEQLALSVPDNGGVYLVPAFAGLGAPHWDQYARGTMVGITRGTTKAHIARAALESIALQTLDIMDCMQKDAGIKLATLRADGGATRNNLLMQFQADILGVPVERPMVTETTALGAAYLAGLAVGFWKSEEEIGAMWQLDRRFEPNMDQSVRDTLLHDWQRAVERGKSWVEA from the coding sequence ATGAGTCAGTACATTTTGGCCCTTGACCAGGGCACGACCAGTTCCCGGGCGATCCTTTTTTCCCGCGAAGGCGACATCAAGCAGATCGCCCAAAAGGAATTCACCCAGATCTATCCCCAGCCGGGCTGGGTGGAGCACAACGCCAACGAGATCTTCGACACCCAGTCCTGGGTCATGAACGAATGCTTAAGCCAAGCCGGCGTCGAGGCCTCGGCCGTGGCCGCCGTCGGCATCACCAACCAGCGCGAGACCACCGTGGTCTGGGAAAAGGCCACGGGCGCGCCCATCCACAACGCCATCGTCTGGCAGGACCGCCGCACGGCCGGGTTTTGCGACGAACTCAAAAAGCGCGGCCTGGAGGCGGTCATCCGCGAAAAAACCGGCCTGGTCATCGACGCCTACTTCTCCGGCACCAAGGTCCGCTGGATCCTCGACAACGTGCCCGGCGCCCGGGCCAAGGCCGAAAACGGCGACCTGCTGTTCGGCACCATCGACTCCTGGCTCATCTGGAACCTGACCAAGGGCGCGGTCCACGTCACCGACGAGTCCAACGCCAGCCGCACCATGCTTTTCAACCTCCACACCGGCGACTGGGACGACGAGCTGCTCGGCTTCCTGGGGGTGCCCCGGGCCATGCTGCCGCGCGTGAGCAAGTCCTCGGAAGTGGTGGGCGAGATCCATCCCGAATTCCTGGGCCGGGCCCTGCCCATCGCCGGCAACGCCGGCGACCAGCAGGCCGCCACCTACGGCAACGCCTGCCTCAAGGAAGGCATGGCCAAGAACACCTACGGCACCGGCTGCTTCATGCTCATGAATACCGGCACCGCCCCCAAGGCCAGCCACAACAACCTGCTGACCACCATGGCCTGGGCCACGCCCACCGGCCGCCACTTCGCCCTGGAAGGCAGCGTGTTCATCGCCGGCGCCGTGGTGCAGTGGCTGCGCGACGGCCTGGGCATCATCCAGACCGCCCCGGAGGTGGAACAGCTGGCCCTGTCCGTGCCGGACAACGGCGGCGTCTACCTCGTGCCGGCCTTCGCCGGCCTGGGCGCCCCCCATTGGGACCAGTACGCCCGGGGCACCATGGTCGGCATCACCCGGGGCACGACCAAGGCCCACATCGCCCGGGCGGCCCTGGAATCCATCGCCCTGCAGACGCTTGACATCATGGACTGCATGCAGAAAGACGCCGGCATCAAGCTCGCGACCCTGCGCGCCGACGGCGGCGCCACGCGCAACAACCTGCTCATGCAGTTCCAGGCCGACATCCTGGGCGTGCCGGTGGAGCGGCCCATGGTCACCGAGACCACGGCCCTGGGCGCGGCCTATCTGGCCGGCCTGGCCGTGGGCTTCTGGAAGAGCGAGGAGGAGATCGGCGCCATGTGGCAGCTCGACCGCCGCTTCGAGCCCAACATGGACCAGAGCGTGCGCGATACGCTGCTCCACGACTGGCAGCGGGCCGTGGAACGCGGCAAGAGCTGGGTCGAGGCCTAG
- a CDS encoding MIP/aquaporin family protein, which translates to MSTGSSLGKDLFSELLGTMVLIIFGAGCVAMKVFFGEALNISWDTITFGWGMGVFFGVLASLRSGAHINPAVTLALAVTGRFPWGKVLPYTLAQTVGGCLGAAIVFLDFKAKWLLFDPQLVKTAGIFCTFPAVPGFWPGFTDQVIGTAVLMFGILSIGDFGAKNKIVWIGPLAVAMLVMAIGMSLGAMNGYAINPARDFGPRFFALLAGFTQPNLMDTSIVLVPILGPLVGGPLGALIYDKTTGALNKDPDALYCEDGAQECKL; encoded by the coding sequence ATGAGTACGGGATCGTCACTGGGCAAGGATCTGTTTTCCGAGTTGTTGGGGACCATGGTCCTCATCATCTTCGGCGCCGGCTGCGTGGCCATGAAAGTCTTTTTCGGCGAGGCGCTCAACATCAGCTGGGACACCATCACCTTCGGCTGGGGTATGGGCGTGTTTTTCGGCGTGCTGGCCAGCCTGCGTTCCGGGGCGCACATCAACCCGGCCGTGACCCTGGCCCTGGCCGTGACCGGCCGTTTCCCCTGGGGCAAGGTGCTGCCCTACACCCTGGCCCAGACCGTCGGCGGCTGCCTGGGCGCGGCCATCGTGTTCCTGGATTTCAAGGCCAAATGGCTCCTGTTCGATCCGCAACTGGTCAAGACGGCCGGCATCTTCTGCACCTTCCCGGCCGTGCCGGGCTTCTGGCCGGGCTTTACCGACCAGGTCATCGGCACCGCCGTGCTCATGTTCGGCATCCTGTCCATCGGGGATTTCGGGGCGAAGAACAAGATCGTCTGGATCGGCCCCCTGGCCGTGGCCATGCTGGTCATGGCCATCGGCATGAGCCTCGGCGCCATGAACGGATACGCCATCAACCCGGCCCGCGATTTCGGACCCCGCTTTTTCGCCCTCCTCGCCGGGTTCACCCAGCCCAACCTGATGGACACGAGCATCGTGCTGGTGCCCATCCTCGGCCCCCTGGTCGGCGGCCCGCTGGGCGCGCTGATCTATGACAAGACCACCGGTGCCCTCAACAAGGATCCCGATGCCCTCTATTGCGAGGACGGCGCGCAGGAGTGCAAGTTATGA
- a CDS encoding FAD-dependent oxidoreductase — protein sequence MDRQEHVSRLQDGQPFDLLVIGGGATGCGIALDAATRGLRVALVERDDFAQGTSSKSTKLVHGGVRYLEKAILQGDREQFNLVREGLRERGRLLHNAPHLAHAIRLMTPVKTWFQAAYIYAGLVLYDLLAGRLALGRSRLVSRATAQKLFPQLNLDGYAAAVIYCDGQFNDARMAVTLARTAAAHGACCANHVEVVGLVKENGRIRGAEVRDRLTGRAWTVAATGVVNATGPFADAIRRLDDPRAPSMLKVSSGIHILLAADTIPEDISLMIPSTEDGRVLFMIPWQGHVLFGTTDEPAEVAFDPAPEKKDVDYLLRYASAYLRKPVTRADVLAVWNGLRPLVFNPKKKNTQELARSHVLEKSPAGLLSMTGGKWTSYRAMAEDAVDAACDAFGLGRGRTCATGRLRLLGSRAYYPEAWRDLAARAGVDPALARSLYSLHGDEAGTVLEIGRQNEDLMRPIHPAHPYIGAQVVFAVRHEMARHLGDVLLRRLPLGLVDMGHAREAAPAVAAIMGRELGWDERHCATEVESVRRLLEAWYSGHGAPQPRRANALAEAGLDKRPLSGPDGGRQTSEALEEGSS from the coding sequence ATGGACAGACAGGAACACGTCAGCCGTCTGCAGGACGGACAACCCTTCGACCTGCTCGTCATCGGCGGCGGGGCCACGGGCTGCGGCATCGCCCTGGACGCCGCCACCCGGGGCCTGCGCGTCGCCCTGGTGGAGCGCGACGACTTCGCCCAGGGCACCAGCAGCAAGAGCACGAAACTGGTGCACGGCGGGGTGCGCTACCTGGAAAAGGCCATCCTCCAGGGCGACCGGGAACAGTTCAACCTGGTGCGCGAGGGGCTGCGCGAACGCGGCCGGCTGCTCCACAACGCCCCCCACCTGGCCCACGCCATCCGCCTCATGACCCCGGTCAAGACCTGGTTCCAGGCGGCCTACATCTACGCCGGCCTGGTGCTCTACGACCTCCTGGCCGGGCGCCTGGCCCTGGGGCGCAGCCGGCTGGTCAGCCGGGCCACGGCCCAGAAGCTCTTCCCCCAGCTCAACCTGGACGGCTACGCCGCCGCGGTCATCTACTGCGACGGCCAGTTCAACGACGCGCGCATGGCCGTCACCCTGGCCCGCACCGCCGCCGCCCACGGGGCCTGCTGCGCCAACCACGTGGAAGTCGTCGGGCTGGTCAAGGAAAACGGCCGCATTCGCGGCGCCGAAGTGCGCGACCGCCTCACCGGCCGCGCCTGGACCGTGGCCGCCACGGGCGTGGTCAACGCCACCGGCCCCTTCGCCGACGCCATCCGGCGCCTGGACGACCCCCGAGCCCCCAGCATGCTCAAGGTCAGTTCCGGCATCCACATCCTGCTGGCCGCCGACACCATCCCCGAGGACATCTCGCTCATGATCCCGAGCACCGAGGACGGGCGGGTGCTGTTCATGATCCCCTGGCAGGGCCACGTGCTGTTCGGCACCACCGACGAGCCGGCCGAGGTCGCCTTCGACCCGGCGCCCGAGAAAAAGGACGTGGACTACCTGCTGCGCTACGCCAGCGCCTACCTGCGCAAACCCGTGACCCGGGCCGACGTCCTGGCCGTGTGGAACGGCCTGCGGCCGCTGGTGTTTAATCCGAAGAAAAAAAACACCCAGGAACTGGCCCGCTCCCACGTGCTCGAAAAAAGCCCGGCCGGACTGTTGTCCATGACCGGCGGCAAGTGGACCAGCTACCGGGCCATGGCCGAGGACGCCGTGGACGCGGCCTGCGACGCCTTCGGCCTGGGCCGGGGCCGGACCTGCGCCACCGGGCGGCTGCGCCTTCTCGGCTCGCGGGCCTACTATCCCGAGGCCTGGCGCGACCTGGCCGCGCGGGCCGGCGTGGACCCGGCCCTGGCCCGGTCGCTTTACTCCCTCCACGGCGACGAGGCCGGCACGGTTCTGGAAATCGGCCGCCAAAACGAGGATCTGATGCGGCCCATCCATCCCGCCCATCCCTACATCGGCGCGCAAGTCGTCTTCGCCGTGCGCCACGAGATGGCCCGGCACCTCGGGGACGTCCTGCTGCGGCGGCTGCCCCTGGGGCTGGTGGACATGGGCCATGCCCGGGAAGCGGCTCCGGCCGTGGCGGCGATCATGGGCCGGGAGCTCGGCTGGGACGAGCGGCATTGCGCAACCGAGGTGGAGAGTGTCCGCCGGCTGCTGGAGGCCTGGTACTCCGGGCATGGGGCTCCGCAGCCCCGGCGGGCGAACGCATTGGCTGAGGCAGGCCTGGACAAGCGGCCTCTTTCCGGCCCGGACGGCGGGAGGCAAACGTCTGAAGCGCTGGAGGAGGGGTCGTCATGA
- a CDS encoding sugar-binding transcriptional regulator, producing the protein MTGFDEDENQLISRVAWLYFHEELTQGEIGERLGLTRLKVNRLLQAGREAGLIRVVINTAFRDCVALEGELVRNFGLTRAIVVPTPERGGQHFYDTIGRPAGEYASLQLRDGQRFGVGWGHTMRAAINGMVIRTVRGVSVTSLYGGVPRSPVNPFDSTAMFARKLAAEVCNHLPAPMFVSTPEVRQTIAAQPFFRTFYQEALDVDMILTAVGDMTAQATNIALGAITQAQRRELSRAGAVGEFFGRFLDEDGNVLGHEVNQCSMSPDFAGLCKVPHIILVSGGMAKVPILQSVLRRGYVHVFVTDAGTAHSLLNP; encoded by the coding sequence GTGACCGGATTCGACGAGGATGAAAACCAGCTCATCTCCCGGGTCGCCTGGCTGTATTTTCACGAGGAGCTCACCCAGGGGGAGATCGGCGAACGCCTGGGGCTCACCCGGCTCAAGGTCAACCGCCTGCTCCAGGCCGGGCGCGAAGCCGGGCTCATCCGGGTCGTCATCAACACCGCCTTCAGGGACTGCGTGGCCCTGGAAGGGGAGCTCGTCCGCAACTTCGGCCTGACCCGGGCCATCGTCGTGCCCACCCCCGAGCGCGGCGGCCAGCACTTCTACGACACCATCGGCCGGCCGGCCGGCGAATACGCCTCCCTGCAACTGCGCGACGGCCAGCGCTTCGGCGTGGGCTGGGGCCACACCATGCGCGCGGCCATAAACGGCATGGTCATCCGCACCGTGCGCGGCGTCTCCGTGACCTCGCTCTACGGCGGCGTGCCCCGAAGCCCGGTCAACCCCTTCGATTCCACGGCCATGTTCGCCAGGAAGCTCGCGGCCGAGGTCTGCAACCACCTGCCCGCGCCCATGTTCGTCTCCACCCCGGAAGTGCGGCAAACCATCGCCGCCCAGCCCTTTTTCCGCACCTTCTACCAGGAAGCCCTGGACGTGGACATGATCCTCACCGCCGTGGGCGACATGACCGCCCAGGCCACCAACATCGCCCTGGGCGCCATCACCCAGGCCCAGCGCCGGGAACTGTCCCGGGCCGGGGCCGTGGGCGAATTCTTCGGCCGCTTCCTGGACGAGGACGGCAACGTGCTCGGCCACGAGGTCAACCAGTGCAGCATGTCCCCGGATTTCGCCGGGCTGTGCAAGGTGCCCCACATCATCCTCGTCTCCGGCGGCATGGCCAAGGTGCCCATACTGCAATCCGTGCTGCGGCGCGGCTACGTCCACGTGTTCGTCACGGACGCCGGCACCGCCCACAGCCTGCTCAACCCTTAA
- a CDS encoding radical SAM protein: MSEKMFGYLEVHAVDHCNNNCRWCNNHSPFAPEVEYQAEQYIPWMDILEKKGICFDMISVMGGEPFLHSDLVRFVYELRHRFPQKTMAISSNGFWLGKETVDSYETLWKMTDILFVSLYPNLLRGVGGDHVVRSFLERIKKYNPRISIDARSKQDFREIEYYDLPVEPGVFCGTSECTTLLADGRLARCGLGGYAHYNRHVGTAFRNSSQMFFDLKADFSTGLFWNWRRRWPFDACYHCSSYQWKMSAWKVEKGTKRNLATEIDHDMRAGERLMALRKWEAAEALLRTVADKDPSRGNVLNLLAVCVSRRSPAAAVAYLEKALAINPEDRAALENLAEVKRMLRLSPARSR, from the coding sequence ATGTCTGAAAAAATGTTCGGGTACCTGGAAGTGCATGCGGTCGATCATTGCAACAACAACTGCCGGTGGTGCAACAACCATTCGCCATTCGCCCCGGAAGTCGAATATCAGGCCGAACAGTATATCCCGTGGATGGATATCCTGGAAAAGAAAGGCATATGTTTCGACATGATATCCGTCATGGGCGGGGAACCTTTCTTGCATTCCGATCTTGTGCGTTTCGTGTATGAATTGCGTCATCGGTTTCCCCAAAAAACGATGGCTATTTCATCAAACGGTTTTTGGCTGGGAAAAGAAACGGTCGACAGCTACGAAACGCTCTGGAAAATGACGGATATCTTGTTTGTCTCCTTGTATCCGAATTTGTTGCGAGGTGTTGGCGGTGACCATGTCGTCCGGTCGTTTCTCGAACGTATCAAAAAGTATAATCCAAGAATAAGTATTGATGCGAGGAGTAAGCAGGATTTTAGGGAGATCGAATACTACGACCTCCCGGTGGAGCCCGGCGTCTTCTGCGGCACCTCGGAATGCACGACACTGCTGGCGGACGGGCGTCTGGCGCGCTGCGGTTTGGGCGGTTACGCGCATTACAACCGGCATGTCGGAACGGCGTTCCGGAATTCCTCGCAGATGTTTTTTGATCTGAAGGCGGACTTCTCGACGGGCCTGTTCTGGAACTGGCGCCGCCGATGGCCTTTCGATGCCTGTTATCATTGCTCCAGCTACCAATGGAAAATGTCGGCATGGAAGGTCGAGAAAGGGACAAAGCGGAACCTCGCCACGGAAATCGACCACGATATGCGGGCTGGGGAACGCCTCATGGCCCTGCGGAAATGGGAGGCGGCGGAAGCCCTCTTGCGAACTGTCGCCGACAAAGATCCTTCACGCGGCAACGTGTTGAATCTCTTGGCCGTTTGCGTCAGTCGGCGTTCGCCGGCAGCGGCCGTGGCCTATCTGGAGAAAGCGTTGGCCATCAATCCGGAAGACCGTGCGGCGCTTGAGAATCTCGCCGAGGTCAAGCGGATGCTGCGCCTCTCCCCCGCCCGAAGCAGATAG
- a CDS encoding sigma-54-dependent Fis family transcriptional regulator: MEKRRARNAWSEGPSWSPTIRRPLYDQWKSFVETGQMRGPKPGVLLLESWKRCREMAVDPSPRSCWDFTPVSQLEPFASHLRELTRDIEKKTYKAIQGKNLLITMTDGKGRVVRTCGDRETLVEAEKLNFGPGANWAESSVGTNAIGTALITGRPVQIYGEEHYCRSHHAWNCCAAPVFDPHGNLWGAFDISGPVSSDFSQIFPLVLSSAREVERLLFTTYLADIEVKSRSLVSAVFDAVLTGVLTVDECGRITHANQAAEALLGQEAGGLRGQRADAFLGFGRYLARQKEDPACAEPMTLSCHVNPRLTVRASPVQAFAGPWKHAIVTLVESHAVHPAPRRDKAGEQPGPAGQPARHFGGVLYRAPVMAQAVHKARQAAQTPSTVLLAGETGTGKELFAKAIHEAGPRAAGPFVAVNCGALPRELVQSELFGYRGGAFTGAVNKGRAGKIEEADKGTLFLDEISEMPLEMQVNLLRPLEERSVVRLGGSQARPVDVKVIVATNRDLAELVARGSFRADLYYRINVVRIDIAPLRERAEDVPLLAEHHARRLCREFRLPFAGIEPAAMDLLVAHAWPGNVRELLNCLEYAVNVMEEGVIRPRHLPSLTDGPGPSLSESPRDRAGGEAFRLENVAAETIREALSHHGGNVSHTARALGIGRNTLYAKMRKYGIY; the protein is encoded by the coding sequence ATGGAGAAGCGCAGGGCGCGCAACGCCTGGAGCGAGGGGCCGTCCTGGTCGCCGACCATCAGGCGGCCCCTGTACGACCAGTGGAAGAGCTTCGTGGAAACCGGGCAGATGCGGGGGCCCAAGCCCGGCGTCCTGCTGCTGGAGTCCTGGAAGCGCTGCCGGGAGATGGCGGTCGATCCCTCGCCGCGCAGCTGCTGGGACTTCACCCCGGTCAGCCAGTTGGAACCCTTCGCCTCGCATCTGCGGGAACTGACCCGGGACATCGAAAAAAAGACCTACAAGGCCATCCAGGGCAAGAACCTGCTGATCACCATGACCGACGGCAAGGGCCGGGTGGTGCGGACCTGCGGCGACCGGGAGACGCTCGTCGAGGCCGAAAAGCTCAATTTCGGCCCCGGGGCCAACTGGGCCGAGTCGAGCGTGGGCACCAACGCCATCGGCACGGCCCTGATCACGGGCCGGCCCGTCCAGATCTACGGCGAGGAGCACTACTGCCGCAGCCACCACGCCTGGAACTGCTGCGCCGCCCCGGTGTTCGACCCCCATGGCAACCTCTGGGGCGCCTTCGACATCTCCGGGCCGGTCTCGTCGGATTTTTCCCAGATCTTCCCCCTGGTGCTTTCGTCGGCCCGGGAGGTCGAACGGCTGCTGTTCACCACCTACCTGGCGGACATCGAGGTCAAGTCGCGCTCCCTGGTCTCGGCGGTCTTCGACGCCGTGCTCACGGGCGTTCTCACCGTGGACGAGTGCGGCCGCATCACCCACGCCAACCAGGCCGCCGAGGCCCTGCTCGGCCAGGAGGCGGGGGGGCTTCGCGGCCAGCGCGCCGACGCCTTCCTCGGTTTCGGCCGCTACCTGGCCCGGCAGAAGGAGGACCCGGCCTGCGCCGAGCCCATGACGCTTTCCTGCCACGTCAATCCCCGCCTGACCGTGCGGGCCTCGCCGGTGCAGGCCTTTGCCGGCCCCTGGAAACACGCCATCGTCACCCTGGTCGAATCCCACGCCGTCCACCCCGCGCCGCGCCGCGACAAGGCCGGGGAACAGCCCGGGCCGGCCGGCCAGCCGGCCCGGCATTTCGGCGGCGTTCTCTACCGCGCCCCGGTCATGGCCCAAGCCGTGCACAAGGCCCGGCAGGCCGCCCAGACGCCGTCCACGGTGCTGCTGGCCGGCGAGACCGGCACGGGCAAGGAGCTTTTCGCCAAGGCCATCCACGAGGCCGGCCCCCGCGCCGCCGGCCCCTTCGTGGCCGTCAACTGCGGGGCGCTGCCCAGGGAGCTGGTGCAAAGCGAGCTGTTCGGCTACCGGGGCGGGGCCTTCACCGGCGCCGTGAACAAGGGCCGGGCCGGCAAGATCGAGGAGGCCGACAAGGGCACGCTGTTTCTGGACGAAATATCCGAGATGCCCTTGGAGATGCAGGTCAACCTGCTGCGGCCCCTGGAGGAGCGCAGCGTGGTGCGCCTGGGCGGCAGCCAGGCCCGGCCGGTGGACGTCAAGGTCATCGTGGCCACCAACCGCGACCTGGCCGAGCTGGTGGCCAGGGGGAGCTTCCGGGCGGACCTCTACTACCGGATCAACGTGGTGCGCATCGACATCGCGCCCCTGCGCGAGCGGGCCGAGGACGTGCCGCTTTTGGCCGAGCACCATGCCAGGCGGCTATGCCGGGAGTTCCGGCTGCCCTTTGCCGGCATCGAGCCGGCGGCCATGGACCTGCTGGTCGCCCACGCCTGGCCGGGCAACGTGCGCGAACTGCTCAACTGCCTGGAATACGCCGTCAACGTCATGGAGGAGGGGGTCATCCGGCCCCGGCACCTGCCGTCCCTGACGGACGGGCCGGGGCCGTCCCTGTCGGAATCGCCCCGGGACAGGGCGGGCGGGGAAGCCTTCAGGCTCGAAAACGTGGCTGCCGAGACCATCCGCGAGGCCCTGTCCCACCACGGCGGCAACGTCAGCCACACGGCCCGGGCCCTGGGCATCGGCCGCAACACCCTGTACGCCAAGATGCGCAAGTACGGCATCTATTAG
- a CDS encoding dihydrolipoamide acetyltransferase family protein, producing the protein MAQQVLMPKWGLTMKTGKIARWLAAEGDTVQAGQPLLEVETDKITNVVEAPASGLLFQIVAPAGEVVPVMQVIGLIAAPGETPERLPAGAAPAPAGQAASGRTATAAAPAKAGPAGAVRAMPAAKRLARELGIDLAAVTGSGPDGAVTEKDVRAAAAQPPAPAPAATPAPSPAPAPAVPPDAPRAGTVIPLEGIRRLIAENMQASLQNAAQLTVFVEADVTDMVALRETMLARNKHDAGYRLSYNDIIAYAVCRALLKHPIMNSTLAADGIHLHDHVNLGIAVSLPDGLIVPNVKGADTYGLEELKAKVRDAAGRARKGGLSMDEISGGTFTISNVSMLGVDGFTPILNPPETGILGVGRVVDKPGVHRGVVCPRKCMTLSLTFNHMVTDGGPAMTFLRELADMLEQPVRMLV; encoded by the coding sequence ATGGCCCAGCAGGTCCTTATGCCCAAATGGGGCTTGACCATGAAAACCGGGAAGATAGCCCGCTGGCTGGCGGCCGAGGGCGACACCGTCCAGGCCGGCCAGCCGCTGCTCGAGGTGGAGACGGACAAGATCACCAACGTGGTGGAAGCCCCGGCCTCGGGCCTGCTCTTCCAGATCGTGGCCCCGGCCGGGGAGGTGGTCCCGGTCATGCAGGTCATCGGGCTCATCGCCGCACCCGGCGAGACGCCCGAGCGCCTGCCGGCCGGCGCCGCCCCGGCTCCCGCCGGCCAGGCCGCTTCCGGCCGGACCGCAACCGCCGCCGCCCCGGCCAAGGCCGGCCCCGCGGGCGCCGTGCGCGCCATGCCCGCCGCCAAACGGCTGGCCAGGGAACTGGGCATCGACCTGGCCGCCGTCACCGGCAGCGGCCCGGACGGGGCCGTCACGGAAAAGGACGTGCGCGCCGCCGCCGCACAGCCCCCCGCGCCGGCTCCGGCCGCCACTCCCGCCCCGTCGCCCGCGCCCGCCCCGGCCGTCCCCCCGGACGCCCCCCGGGCCGGCACCGTCATCCCCCTGGAGGGCATCCGGCGCCTGATCGCCGAGAACATGCAGGCCAGCCTGCAAAACGCCGCCCAGCTCACGGTCTTCGTCGAGGCCGACGTCACGGACATGGTCGCCCTGCGCGAGACCATGCTCGCCCGCAACAAGCACGACGCCGGCTACCGCCTCTCCTACAACGACATCATCGCCTACGCCGTGTGCCGGGCGCTTTTGAAGCACCCCATCATGAATTCCACCCTGGCCGCGGACGGCATCCACCTCCACGACCACGTCAACCTGGGCATCGCCGTGTCGCTGCCGGACGGCCTGATCGTGCCCAACGTCAAGGGGGCCGACACCTACGGCCTGGAGGAACTCAAGGCCAAGGTGCGCGACGCCGCCGGCCGGGCCCGCAAGGGCGGCCTGTCCATGGACGAGATCTCGGGCGGCACGTTTACCATCTCCAACGTCAGCATGCTCGGCGTGGACGGCTTCACCCCCATCCTCAACCCGCCCGAGACCGGCATCCTGGGCGTGGGCCGGGTGGTGGACAAGCCTGGCGTCCACCGGGGCGTGGTCTGCCCGCGCAAGTGCATGACCCTGTCGCTGACCTTCAACCATATGGTCACGGACGGCGGCCCGGCCATGACCTTCCTGCGCGAACTGGCGGACATGCTGGAACAGCCGGTGCGCATGCTCGTGTAA
- a CDS encoding Lin0512 family protein: MARKRFVIELGFGADLHGADMTKACVRAVRDAVSRSCLCGLVEVHGRDGFEGVYVHADLGVPDPGAVDRGQVLAAIPIGVKSVEVRPGGLRLPGLEVPRFGPGVSDIVVACAGITVSVDEPGHGGAPSATTSRDCPAGNP, from the coding sequence ATGGCCCGCAAACGGTTCGTCATCGAACTCGGCTTCGGCGCCGACCTGCACGGCGCGGACATGACCAAGGCCTGCGTGCGGGCGGTGCGCGACGCCGTGTCGCGCAGCTGCCTGTGCGGCCTGGTGGAGGTCCACGGCCGCGACGGTTTCGAAGGGGTGTACGTCCACGCCGACCTCGGCGTGCCCGACCCCGGGGCCGTGGACCGGGGGCAGGTGCTGGCCGCCATCCCCATCGGCGTCAAGTCCGTCGAGGTGCGGCCGGGCGGCCTGCGGCTGCCCGGCCTGGAGGTGCCCCGTTTCGGCCCCGGGGTCAGCGACATCGTCGTGGCCTGCGCCGGAATCACCGTGTCCGTGGACGAGCCCGGCCACGGCGGCGCCCCGTCCGCAACGACTTCCCGCGACTGCCCGGCGGGAAACCCATAA
- a CDS encoding thiamine pyrophosphate-dependent dehydrogenase E1 component subunit alpha: MKSPDKKTLLEMFATMNKIREFETKLQEFFAAGKIPGFVHLYLGEEAVATGACAALDTTDSITSTHRGHGHCLAKGGDLRRMMAEIYGRRTGYCKGKGGSMHIADFDLGILGANGIVGAGGPLACGSAFAQKYKKTDRVTVCFFGDGASNQGTTQESLNLASAWKLPLVFVNENNGYGISCPQCKSMAVTDIADRAAAYDMPGVVVDGNDVLAVYEAVTEAVKRARRGEGPSLVECKTYRWRGHFEGDACTYRCVEELNDWLAKDPIPRFATKLVEAGIASQDELEAISVGIKADVEAAVAYAEASPYPDAAELLDDVYA, encoded by the coding sequence ATGAAAAGTCCCGACAAGAAGACCTTGCTTGAGATGTTCGCCACCATGAACAAGATCCGGGAGTTCGAGACCAAACTGCAGGAGTTTTTCGCGGCCGGCAAGATTCCGGGCTTCGTGCACCTCTACCTCGGCGAGGAGGCCGTGGCCACCGGAGCCTGCGCCGCCCTGGACACCACCGACAGCATCACCAGCACCCACCGGGGCCATGGCCACTGCCTGGCCAAGGGCGGCGACCTGAGGCGCATGATGGCCGAAATCTACGGCCGCCGCACCGGCTACTGCAAGGGCAAGGGCGGCTCCATGCACATCGCCGACTTCGACCTCGGCATCCTCGGTGCCAACGGCATCGTCGGCGCCGGCGGCCCGCTGGCCTGCGGCTCGGCCTTCGCCCAGAAATACAAGAAGACCGACCGGGTGACCGTGTGCTTCTTCGGCGACGGCGCCTCCAACCAGGGCACCACCCAGGAGTCCCTGAACCTGGCCAGCGCCTGGAAGCTTCCGCTTGTTTTCGTCAACGAAAACAACGGCTACGGCATTTCCTGTCCCCAGTGCAAGTCCATGGCCGTCACCGATATCGCCGACCGGGCCGCGGCCTACGACATGCCCGGCGTGGTGGTGGACGGCAACGACGTCCTGGCCGTGTACGAGGCCGTGACCGAAGCGGTCAAACGGGCGCGCCGAGGCGAGGGGCCGTCGCTCGTCGAATGCAAGACCTACCGCTGGCGCGGCCATTTCGAGGGCGACGCCTGCACCTACCGTTGCGTGGAGGAACTCAACGACTGGCTGGCCAAGGACCCCATTCCCCGTTTCGCCACAAAGCTCGTCGAGGCCGGCATCGCCAGCCAGGACGAACTGGAGGCCATCTCGGTCGGGATCAAGGCCGACGTCGAGGCGGCCGTGGCCTACGCCGAGGCCAGCCCCTACCCGGACGCCGCCGAACTCCTCGACGACGTCTACGCCTAG